A single region of the Deinococcus fonticola genome encodes:
- a CDS encoding cyclin-dependent kinase inhibitor 3 family protein has protein sequence MNSTQNPLRIAWIEDGPPRWPGRLGLTIAPGKKGQGHELRHDRDLTTDLGHLKEKGVTLLVNLMEQDEMQRWHMDDYHAEAARLGLNVRHHPIPDVKTPTDDAAFHALVQDLRDRLRHGETIVIHCLGGLGRSGMLAACLLVQSGLNAHDAIALVRHCRSPRAVEADQPRYVETYARTHTC, from the coding sequence ATGAATAGTACCCAGAATCCCCTCCGCATCGCCTGGATAGAAGATGGGCCCCCACGCTGGCCCGGCCGGCTTGGCCTGACCATCGCCCCCGGCAAGAAAGGCCAGGGCCACGAGCTGCGCCATGACCGCGATCTCACGACCGACCTCGGGCACCTGAAGGAGAAAGGCGTCACCCTGCTGGTCAACCTGATGGAACAGGACGAAATGCAGCGCTGGCACATGGACGACTACCACGCCGAGGCTGCCCGCCTTGGCCTGAATGTCCGTCATCACCCCATCCCCGACGTGAAGACCCCCACCGACGACGCGGCCTTTCACGCGCTGGTGCAAGACCTGAGGGATCGCCTGCGCCACGGGGAAACCATCGTCATTCACTGCCTCGGCGGCCTGGGCCGCAGCGGAATGCTCGCCGCATGCCTCCTGGTGCAAAGCGGCCTGAACGCCCACGACGCCATAGCCCTCGTGCGCCACTGCCGCAGCCCCAGGGCTGTGGAGGCCGATCAGCCCCGCTACGTCGAAACCTACGCCCGCACCCATACCTGCTAA
- a CDS encoding AI-2E family transporter: protein MTKPPETNAFQYAWKSPWVRLAVFLLAFYLLYRVFGSITSVVVDFTVAFLIAYLANPLLNWLEKGRVKRGLGVVFVLLLFLGLLALTVTLIVTVSGQFAQLIKNLPNLVNNLGGLIDNVAVRLNNLGIPGMENVQERMTTAAQTWVQNLDQNLGPILQNALNSTGTLLNYVLSVGGIIGQIVLILLLSVYLMLDYNRVNAALLRAFPRPWQPRVLELSALTGQAVGGYVRGQLIIASFIGLFVWIGLTLVGIPSAAAIGFLAGAFNIVPYLGPIIGATPALLLALTMPNVLLKMILVIVVFVAANQIESNFLSPYILSKNTDLHPVTILVAILVGVALMGFAGALLAVPTVALAKLLLEKYYYPSRVYTEGP from the coding sequence ATGACCAAACCCCCTGAAACGAACGCTTTTCAGTACGCCTGGAAAAGCCCCTGGGTACGCCTGGCGGTGTTTCTGCTGGCCTTCTACCTGCTCTACAGGGTGTTTGGTTCCATCACCAGCGTCGTGGTGGACTTCACGGTGGCGTTCCTGATCGCCTACCTGGCCAACCCGCTGCTGAACTGGCTGGAGAAAGGCCGGGTCAAGCGCGGGCTGGGCGTGGTGTTCGTGCTGCTGCTGTTTCTGGGATTGCTGGCGCTGACCGTCACCCTGATCGTCACGGTCTCGGGGCAATTCGCCCAGCTCATCAAGAACCTGCCCAACCTGGTCAACAACCTGGGCGGCCTCATCGACAACGTGGCAGTGCGCCTCAACAACCTGGGTATTCCCGGCATGGAGAACGTGCAGGAACGCATGACCACCGCCGCGCAGACCTGGGTGCAGAACCTCGACCAGAACCTCGGCCCGATTCTTCAGAACGCCCTGAACTCCACTGGCACGCTGCTGAATTACGTGCTGTCGGTGGGCGGCATCATCGGGCAGATCGTGCTGATCCTGCTGCTGAGCGTGTACCTTATGCTGGATTACAACCGTGTGAACGCCGCCCTGCTGCGGGCTTTCCCGCGCCCATGGCAGCCGCGCGTGCTGGAACTGTCGGCCCTGACCGGGCAGGCGGTGGGCGGGTACGTGCGCGGGCAACTCATCATCGCGTCGTTCATTGGCCTGTTCGTGTGGATCGGTCTGACGCTGGTGGGCATTCCCAGCGCCGCCGCCATTGGCTTTCTGGCAGGTGCTTTCAACATCGTGCCGTACCTGGGGCCGATCATCGGCGCGACCCCGGCGCTGCTGCTGGCGCTGACCATGCCGAACGTGCTGCTGAAAATGATCCTGGTGATCGTGGTGTTTGTGGCCGCCAACCAGATCGAGAGCAACTTCCTGAGTCCATACATCCTGAGCAAGAACACCGACCTGCACCCGGTCACCATTCTGGTCGCCATTCTGGTGGGCGTGGCTTTGATGGGTTTCGCGGGAGCGCTGCTGGCCGTGCCCACGGTGGCCCTGGCAAAATTGCTTCTGGAGAAGTACTACTACCCCAGCCGCGTGTACACCGAGGGGCCATAG
- a CDS encoding metallophosphoesterase family protein gives MKIAVFGDVHGNQFALKAVVQDIEAQQPDVWVNLGDQLFGGADPLGAWHLQQQLKAQHGVHEIRGNTDERLGEQLTPDTEKREMLEWLHAVLPASAGEYVASLPTSVTLAHGEVIAAHGTPSDPWEYLLREGKQWATDEQVHKRLGNTENARVVIVGHSHLEHVRQLGHLTVVNCGAVSRQKDGSPLARWTLLEGEKGVWNVTFRRVAYDMEAAAQWAEQYAYDGKKEAKQLRTGQ, from the coding sequence ATGAAGATAGCGGTATTCGGGGATGTTCATGGAAACCAGTTCGCGCTGAAAGCGGTGGTGCAGGACATTGAAGCCCAGCAGCCGGACGTGTGGGTCAACCTGGGAGATCAACTCTTCGGCGGCGCTGACCCGCTGGGGGCGTGGCACCTGCAGCAGCAACTCAAGGCTCAGCATGGCGTTCACGAGATTCGTGGCAACACCGACGAGCGCCTGGGTGAGCAACTGACGCCCGACACGGAGAAACGCGAGATGCTGGAGTGGCTGCATGCCGTGTTGCCCGCCAGCGCCGGCGAATACGTGGCGAGTCTGCCCACCAGCGTCACTCTTGCTCACGGCGAGGTCATCGCCGCGCACGGCACGCCCAGTGACCCGTGGGAATACCTGCTGCGTGAAGGGAAGCAGTGGGCCACTGACGAACAGGTGCACAAACGCCTGGGAAACACCGAAAACGCCCGCGTGGTCATTGTGGGCCACTCTCACCTGGAGCACGTGCGGCAACTCGGCCACCTGACGGTCGTGAACTGCGGTGCGGTCAGCCGTCAGAAAGACGGTTCACCCCTGGCCCGCTGGACGCTGCTGGAAGGAGAGAAGGGTGTCTGGAACGTGACTTTCCGGCGTGTCGCATACGACATGGAGGCCGCTGCACAGTGGGCCGAACAATACGCCTACGACGGGAAGAAAGAAGCAAAACAGTTGCGCACGGGACAGTAG
- the glmS gene encoding glutamine--fructose-6-phosphate transaminase (isomerizing), with the protein MCGIVGYIGPKQAQDVLISGLSKLEYRGYDSAGVAIGDGACINVRKKAGKLANLSGELEAQPLPGTLGIGHTRWATHGLPNDTNSHPHATEDGRIVIVHNGIIENYLNLKEGLLQRGHAFKSETDSEVLAHLIEEAYKGDLYEAVRTALGQVRGAYGIVVTHVDHREIVAARTVSPLVMGVGEGEMFLASDVPALLPYTRQMVFLHDGDMVVLHDDGFRVTDLQGNELKRDIETIDWDAESAEKGGFDTYMLKEIYEQPQALTNTLIGRLHDETGEVNLDIDLDPASFKRISIIACGTAFYAGLVGEYLIEQLARIPVEVDVASEYRYRDPLVSENTLAIVVSQSGETIDTLEALREAKKGGAKTLGVINAKGSSMTRELDDTLYIHAGPEIGVASTKAYTSMVSAFLMLALWLGRARGTLSGQEGAELLSSARELPRLVEEALQPERVQQIKQVAEKYAQARDYLFLGRGVNSPTAFEGALKLKEISYIHAEAYAAGEMKHGPIALIDEKLPVVVVATESRLLEKTISNVQEVRARGGKVILVLSDGDTENAQHADDVIYVPRAHEMVSPVVNAVAMQLLAYYTATVLGKDVDKPRNLAKSVTVE; encoded by the coding sequence ATGTGCGGAATCGTTGGTTACATTGGCCCGAAGCAGGCGCAGGACGTTCTTATTTCCGGTCTCTCGAAGCTGGAGTACCGGGGCTATGACAGCGCGGGTGTGGCCATCGGGGACGGCGCCTGCATCAACGTGCGCAAGAAGGCCGGGAAACTGGCGAACCTGAGCGGTGAACTGGAAGCCCAGCCGCTGCCCGGCACGCTGGGCATCGGGCATACTCGCTGGGCCACGCACGGCCTGCCGAACGACACCAATTCACACCCGCACGCGACCGAGGACGGCCGGATTGTTATCGTTCACAACGGCATCATCGAGAACTACCTGAACCTGAAAGAAGGGCTGCTTCAGCGCGGGCACGCCTTCAAGTCGGAGACAGACAGCGAGGTGCTGGCCCACCTGATCGAGGAGGCCTACAAAGGTGACCTGTATGAAGCCGTCCGCACAGCACTGGGGCAAGTGCGCGGCGCTTACGGAATCGTGGTGACGCATGTCGATCACCGTGAGATCGTGGCCGCCCGCACGGTGTCCCCGCTGGTCATGGGTGTGGGCGAGGGCGAGATGTTCCTGGCGTCCGACGTGCCCGCGCTGCTGCCGTACACTCGCCAGATGGTGTTCCTGCACGACGGCGACATGGTGGTGCTGCATGACGACGGCTTCCGCGTCACCGACCTGCAGGGCAACGAGCTGAAGCGCGATATCGAAACCATCGACTGGGACGCCGAGTCTGCCGAAAAAGGCGGCTTCGACACGTACATGCTCAAGGAAATCTACGAGCAGCCGCAGGCCCTCACCAACACCCTGATTGGCCGCCTGCACGATGAGACAGGCGAGGTGAATCTGGACATCGACCTCGACCCGGCCAGCTTCAAACGCATCAGCATCATCGCCTGCGGCACGGCCTTCTACGCGGGTCTGGTCGGTGAATACCTGATCGAGCAACTGGCCCGCATTCCCGTTGAGGTCGATGTGGCCAGCGAGTACCGTTACCGCGATCCGCTGGTCAGCGAGAACACCCTGGCTATAGTCGTCAGTCAGTCCGGCGAGACCATCGACACGCTGGAAGCCCTGCGCGAGGCGAAGAAGGGCGGTGCGAAGACGCTGGGCGTCATCAACGCCAAGGGCAGCTCCATGACCCGCGAGCTGGACGACACCCTGTACATTCACGCCGGGCCGGAAATCGGCGTGGCCAGCACCAAGGCGTATACCAGCATGGTCAGCGCGTTCCTGATGCTGGCCCTGTGGCTGGGCCGCGCCCGCGGCACCCTCAGCGGGCAGGAGGGGGCAGAACTGCTGTCCTCCGCCCGCGAGTTGCCGCGCCTGGTCGAGGAAGCCCTGCAACCGGAGCGCGTTCAGCAGATCAAGCAGGTGGCCGAGAAGTACGCCCAGGCGCGCGATTACCTGTTCCTGGGGCGCGGCGTGAACAGCCCCACCGCTTTTGAAGGCGCCCTGAAACTGAAGGAAATCAGTTACATCCACGCCGAGGCTTACGCCGCAGGCGAAATGAAGCACGGCCCGATTGCCCTGATCGACGAGAAACTGCCCGTGGTGGTGGTCGCCACCGAGAGCCGCCTGCTGGAGAAAACCATTTCCAACGTGCAGGAAGTTCGGGCACGCGGCGGTAAGGTCATCCTGGTGCTGTCGGACGGCGACACCGAGAACGCGCAGCACGCCGACGACGTGATTTACGTGCCCCGCGCCCACGAGATGGTCAGCCCGGTGGTGAACGCGGTCGCCATGCAGCTCCTCGCCTACTACACCGCCACGGTTCTGGGCAAGGACGTGGACAAACCCCGCAACCTGGCCAAATCGGTGACCGTCGAGTAA
- a CDS encoding adenylate kinase, protein MQRVIVIGTTGSGKTTFARALAHRLGVPHGEQDAWNHQPDWQVAPLAQFRAQVSLFTAQESWVMDGNYSKARDIGWARAQTLVWLDYPAWVVYPRIVRRTLRRVVTRQELWNGNRETWRGALLDPEAPLRWFWRTHWKRRREIPELVAGFPHLRLVRLKSPGEAARWLQSLNG, encoded by the coding sequence ATGCAGCGCGTCATTGTCATCGGCACGACGGGAAGTGGGAAAACAACCTTTGCCCGGGCACTGGCGCACCGGCTGGGTGTGCCGCACGGCGAGCAGGATGCCTGGAACCATCAGCCGGACTGGCAGGTGGCCCCGCTGGCGCAGTTTCGTGCGCAGGTCAGCCTGTTCACGGCGCAGGAGTCGTGGGTGATGGACGGCAATTACAGCAAGGCCCGCGACATCGGCTGGGCGCGGGCACAGACGCTGGTGTGGCTGGATTACCCGGCGTGGGTGGTGTACCCGCGCATTGTGCGGCGCACCTTGCGGCGCGTGGTCACGCGGCAGGAACTCTGGAACGGGAACCGTGAAACGTGGCGGGGTGCCCTGCTCGACCCGGAAGCGCCGCTGCGCTGGTTCTGGCGCACGCACTGGAAAAGGCGGCGTGAAATTCCGGAACTTGTGGCGGGGTTTCCCCATCTGAGGCTGGTGCGCCTGAAAAGCCCGGGGGAAGCGGCCCGCTGGCTCCAGTCCCTTAACGGTTGA
- a CDS encoding trans-sulfuration enzyme family protein, with the protein MSTQNQQAEFGTRAVHAGHRVDPQTGAHAVPIYATSTFGYFDAQRGARLFAGEEPGFFYSRVLNPTVRAFEEKVANLEGTEDAVAFASGMGAASAIALTFLKSGDEVAFVGPLYGGTEGLLNEVMTQFGVTIREAHDLDALRGLLSERTKLVWLETPMNPTLGIIDLQAASELAHSVGALMVVDNTFATPYLTRPTEHGVDIVMHSATKYLSGHGDVIAGVVATRAELTEPLRGHGLRHIGAALGPFEAYLLIRGVKTLPLRMEKHCQNAAALAEALQGHPAVKHLYYPGLSDHPGHTFAARQMNGKFGGLVSLDLGTQDNAFTFLNALKLFTQAVSLGDVESLSSHPASTTHQLLGEETLARQGITPGLVRLSVGIEDSADLIADVRQALGKI; encoded by the coding sequence ATGTCCACTCAAAATCAGCAGGCTGAATTCGGTACCCGCGCCGTTCACGCCGGACACCGGGTCGACCCGCAGACCGGGGCTCACGCCGTTCCCATCTACGCCACCTCCACCTTCGGCTACTTCGACGCCCAGCGCGGCGCCCGGCTCTTTGCCGGTGAGGAACCCGGCTTCTTCTATTCCCGCGTCCTGAACCCCACCGTCCGCGCCTTCGAGGAAAAAGTCGCCAATCTGGAAGGCACCGAGGATGCCGTCGCCTTCGCCAGTGGCATGGGGGCTGCCAGCGCCATCGCCCTGACCTTCCTGAAAAGTGGGGATGAAGTGGCCTTCGTCGGCCCGCTGTACGGCGGTACCGAGGGGCTGCTGAACGAAGTGATGACGCAGTTCGGCGTGACCATCCGCGAAGCGCACGATCTGGACGCACTGCGCGGTCTGCTGAGCGAAAGAACAAAGCTCGTGTGGCTGGAAACGCCCATGAACCCCACGCTGGGCATCATCGACCTGCAAGCTGCCAGCGAGCTGGCCCACAGCGTCGGTGCCCTGATGGTGGTCGACAACACCTTCGCCACCCCCTACCTCACGCGCCCCACCGAGCACGGCGTGGACATCGTGATGCACTCGGCCACCAAGTACCTCAGCGGCCACGGAGACGTTATCGCGGGCGTGGTCGCTACCCGCGCCGAACTCACCGAACCCCTGCGCGGTCATGGCCTGCGGCACATTGGCGCCGCCCTGGGGCCGTTCGAGGCGTACCTGCTCATTCGCGGCGTGAAAACCCTGCCCCTGCGCATGGAGAAGCACTGCCAGAACGCCGCTGCCCTGGCCGAAGCCTTGCAAGGCCATCCTGCCGTCAAGCACCTGTATTACCCCGGCCTGAGCGACCACCCCGGCCACACCTTCGCCGCCCGCCAGATGAACGGCAAATTCGGCGGGCTGGTCAGCCTCGACCTGGGCACGCAGGACAACGCCTTCACTTTCCTGAACGCGCTGAAGCTGTTCACTCAGGCGGTCAGCCTTGGCGACGTGGAAAGCCTCTCCAGCCACCCCGCCAGCACCACCCACCAGCTTCTCGGCGAGGAAACCCTGGCGCGCCAGGGCATCACGCCCGGACTGGTGCGCCTCAGCGTGGGCATCGAGGACAGCGCCGACCTGATCGCGGACGTGAGGCAGGCGCTAGGAAAGATTTGA
- a CDS encoding FmdB family zinc ribbon protein: protein MPTYLYKNLETGEIYELVQSMRDDPYTTHPETGVPVKRILARPAIAFKGGGFHANDYRPPESKAREPKAKEPKSGGGSE, encoded by the coding sequence ATGCCCACTTACCTTTACAAGAACCTGGAAACCGGCGAAATTTACGAACTCGTGCAGAGCATGCGCGACGACCCTTACACCACCCACCCCGAGACGGGTGTGCCCGTCAAGCGTATTCTGGCGCGGCCCGCCATCGCTTTTAAAGGCGGTGGGTTTCATGCCAACGACTACCGCCCACCCGAGTCAAAGGCCAGGGAGCCGAAAGCCAAGGAGCCGAAATCGGGGGGCGGCAGCGAGTGA
- a CDS encoding S1C family serine protease, with protein sequence MNALRVLGLTALLLGTGAVLYAAGRADAQPALVTNDEVNTVQVSQGALPAVVRIDNRLRQEVLQQGDDPLEVGTGFFIKKDLIVTNYHVIRDASSLTVTLFNGRRASVKVEGIDPGIDIALLRVSGVTAPKTLSFGNSARLIPGQKMIVIGTPLRFQNFISTGVYSAAASPRDVPRNDGVGQEIGQYFMTTASIQGGNSGGPILDSRGLVVAVADANAAASMLSAAVIGVAIPGDIVRQSVDDLIKIGVPQRGTLGVTLHDLDNLDPALRQLAGLSSSEGALVWDVPAGSAGARAGLRGSLRNSKDQLLSPLGDVIVAVDNQRVQNSFDVARLVATRRPGDTVNLKVWRNKKAVNVKVTILKRTVR encoded by the coding sequence GTGAACGCCCTGCGCGTCCTGGGTCTCACGGCCCTGCTGCTGGGAACCGGGGCCGTGCTCTACGCGGCAGGTCGGGCCGACGCCCAGCCGGCGCTGGTCACGAACGACGAGGTGAACACCGTCCAGGTGAGCCAGGGGGCGCTGCCGGCGGTGGTGCGCATCGACAACCGCCTGCGTCAGGAGGTGCTGCAGCAGGGTGACGATCCGCTGGAAGTCGGCACCGGGTTTTTCATCAAGAAAGACCTGATCGTCACGAACTATCACGTGATCCGGGACGCCAGCTCGCTGACGGTCACGCTGTTCAACGGGCGGCGGGCCTCGGTGAAGGTCGAGGGAATCGATCCAGGCATCGACATCGCGCTGCTGCGCGTGTCCGGCGTGACCGCCCCGAAGACCCTGAGTTTCGGCAACAGTGCCCGGCTGATTCCAGGGCAGAAGATGATCGTGATCGGTACGCCGCTGCGCTTCCAGAACTTCATCAGCACCGGCGTCTACAGTGCGGCGGCCAGCCCACGTGACGTGCCGCGCAACGACGGGGTGGGCCAGGAGATCGGGCAGTACTTCATGACCACCGCCAGCATTCAGGGCGGCAACAGTGGCGGCCCCATCCTAGACTCGCGCGGGCTGGTGGTGGCGGTCGCGGACGCCAACGCGGCGGCCAGCATGCTCTCTGCGGCAGTGATCGGGGTGGCCATTCCGGGCGATATCGTCAGGCAGAGCGTGGACGACCTGATCAAGATCGGGGTGCCTCAACGCGGCACGCTGGGCGTCACGCTGCATGATCTGGACAACCTCGACCCGGCGCTGCGGCAACTGGCGGGCCTGAGCAGCAGCGAGGGTGCCCTGGTGTGGGACGTGCCCGCCGGGAGTGCGGGGGCGCGCGCGGGCCTGCGCGGCAGCCTGCGCAACAGCAAGGATCAGCTCCTCTCGCCACTAGGCGACGTGATCGTGGCCGTCGACAACCAGCGCGTGCAGAACTCCTTCGATGTGGCGCGGCTGGTCGCCACCCGGCGCCCCGGCGACACGGTGAACCTGAAGGTGTGGCGCAACAAGAAGGCTGTCAACGTGAAGGTCACGATTCTGAAACGCACCGTGAGGTGA
- a CDS encoding heavy metal translocating P-type ATPase: MSRPGSPATPPHGETLTYFVDGMDCASCVQKVEKMVDTLPGTGAVKTSFTKQTLQLTLDESQTPRGTLEGNLRALGYTPALRGDADGQVQGAANTQGHTHEPRGANPWYTTNIGRLVLLTGSLLAAAYLLGFLAPAFAQSFYMVAALIGVAPFARKAWVGARLGDPFSINMLVTLAALGALLIGEAPEGAVVVFFFAIGELLEGVAAGRARQGIQALVALTPKTALLVHESHAHEVPADSLKVGQVVQVNPGARVPTDGTILTGTSDLDDSPVTGESIPVMKTVGDSVYAGSINAGGVLTVRVEKTAADNTIARMIHLVEEAEGSKAQAARFIDRFSRVYTPLVVLVAALVAVVPPLLFGQAWHEWLYKGLALLLIGCPCALVLSVPAAITSGISAGTRRGLLIKGGAALETIGSVSTIAFDKTGTLTAGKPRVTDVQPVNGTRQEVLRLSAAVESGSSHPLARAILKAAQDEQLSVPSAQDAQALAGQGVSASVEGRTLLVSSPRHAAGQFALNAEQATQIAAFEAQGKTAVILHDGQVPLGFLAIRDEPRDDARAALAELRALGISTVMLTGDNARTGQAIAQGLGIDVQAELLPEDKLRVIDQLKTRGAVAMVGDGINDAPALARSDVGIAMGGGTDVALETADAALLREKVTGVSELVQLSRATMNNIRQNIFFALSLKSVFLVTTLLGYTNLWMAILADTGATAIVTANALRLLGWGRHLKPRTADPQAASQAQVAR, from the coding sequence ATGTCGAGACCCGGCTCACCGGCTACCCCCCCGCATGGCGAAACGCTGACTTACTTTGTGGACGGCATGGACTGCGCCTCCTGCGTGCAGAAGGTCGAGAAAATGGTGGACACCCTGCCCGGCACCGGGGCGGTGAAAACCAGTTTCACGAAGCAGACGCTACAACTGACGCTGGACGAATCGCAAACGCCAAGGGGCACGCTGGAGGGCAACCTGCGGGCGCTGGGGTATACGCCCGCCCTGCGGGGGGACGCGGACGGACAGGTTCAGGGTGCGGCGAACACGCAGGGTCACACGCACGAACCCAGGGGCGCGAACCCCTGGTACACCACGAACATCGGTCGACTGGTGCTGCTGACGGGCAGCCTGCTGGCCGCGGCCTACCTGCTGGGGTTCCTGGCCCCGGCGTTCGCCCAGTCTTTCTACATGGTCGCCGCCTTGATCGGCGTAGCTCCTTTCGCGCGCAAGGCGTGGGTGGGGGCGCGGCTGGGCGATCCGTTCAGCATCAATATGCTGGTCACCCTGGCGGCCCTCGGGGCGCTCCTGATCGGCGAGGCCCCGGAAGGTGCGGTCGTCGTGTTCTTCTTCGCTATCGGCGAGTTGCTGGAGGGCGTGGCGGCCGGCAGGGCGCGGCAGGGCATTCAGGCGCTGGTGGCGCTGACGCCGAAAACCGCTTTACTCGTGCATGAAAGTCATGCCCACGAAGTGCCCGCCGACTCCTTGAAAGTCGGTCAGGTGGTGCAGGTGAATCCTGGCGCGCGCGTGCCCACCGACGGCACGATTCTGACTGGAACGTCCGACCTGGACGACAGTCCTGTGACCGGGGAGAGCATCCCCGTCATGAAAACCGTGGGCGACAGCGTGTATGCCGGGAGCATCAATGCAGGCGGCGTGCTGACCGTGCGCGTGGAGAAAACTGCTGCGGACAACACCATTGCCCGGATGATTCACCTGGTGGAGGAGGCCGAGGGCAGCAAAGCGCAGGCCGCCCGGTTCATCGACCGCTTCAGCCGCGTTTACACGCCGCTGGTGGTGCTGGTGGCCGCGCTGGTGGCCGTGGTGCCGCCTCTGCTGTTCGGGCAGGCGTGGCACGAGTGGCTGTACAAGGGCCTGGCGCTGCTGCTGATCGGCTGCCCGTGCGCCCTGGTGCTCAGCGTACCCGCCGCCATCACGTCCGGCATCAGCGCAGGCACCAGGCGCGGCCTGCTGATCAAGGGCGGCGCGGCGCTGGAAACCATCGGCTCAGTCAGCACCATCGCCTTCGATAAGACAGGAACGCTGACCGCCGGCAAACCCCGCGTGACGGACGTACAACCCGTGAACGGTACGCGCCAGGAGGTGCTGCGCCTCTCGGCGGCGGTGGAGTCCGGCAGCAGTCACCCGCTGGCCAGGGCCATTCTGAAAGCCGCGCAGGACGAGCAACTGAGCGTGCCCTCAGCACAGGATGCACAGGCCCTCGCCGGGCAGGGCGTGAGCGCCAGCGTGGAAGGCCGCACGCTGCTGGTCAGTTCACCGAGGCACGCCGCCGGGCAGTTTGCCCTGAACGCTGAGCAGGCTACACAAATTGCCGCTTTCGAGGCGCAGGGCAAAACCGCTGTGATCCTGCACGACGGTCAGGTGCCGCTGGGGTTCCTGGCCATTCGCGACGAACCGCGTGACGACGCCCGCGCTGCCCTGGCAGAACTGCGCGCGTTGGGCATCAGCACCGTGATGCTCACCGGGGACAACGCCCGCACTGGACAGGCCATCGCGCAGGGCCTGGGCATTGACGTGCAGGCCGAACTGCTTCCCGAAGACAAACTCCGCGTTATTGACCAGCTGAAGACTCGCGGCGCGGTGGCGATGGTCGGAGACGGCATCAACGACGCGCCCGCGCTGGCCCGCTCGGACGTGGGCATCGCCATGGGCGGCGGCACCGACGTGGCGTTGGAAACTGCCGACGCCGCCCTGCTGCGCGAGAAGGTCACGGGCGTCAGTGAACTGGTACAACTTTCCCGCGCCACCATGAACAACATCAGACAGAACATTTTCTTTGCCTTGAGCCTGAAAAGCGTGTTCCTGGTCACGACCCTGCTGGGGTACACCAACCTGTGGATGGCGATTCTGGCCGACACGGGCGCCACCGCCATCGTGACCGCCAACGCCCTGCGCCTGCTGGGCTGGGGCCGTCACCTGAAACCCCGAACCGCTGACCCCCAGGCCGCCTCTCAGGCGCAGGTGGCCCGATGA
- a CDS encoding ArsR/SmtB family transcription factor has product MIRATTPTTLDDTCEITCVHPQAVQTARAALPDDDCVTRSTAFLKLVADPTRLKILSALNATELCVCDLAAVVGISESAVSHQLRLLRTGRVVTYRKEGRVAYYRLLDGHVTTLIENALEHARE; this is encoded by the coding sequence ATGATCCGCGCGACCACGCCAACCACGCTGGACGATACCTGCGAAATCACGTGCGTTCACCCACAGGCCGTGCAGACGGCCCGCGCTGCCCTGCCCGACGACGACTGCGTGACGCGCAGCACGGCTTTCCTGAAACTGGTGGCCGACCCCACCCGCCTGAAAATCCTGAGTGCCCTGAACGCCACCGAGCTGTGCGTGTGCGACCTGGCCGCCGTGGTCGGCATCAGCGAGAGCGCCGTCAGTCACCAGTTGCGCCTGCTGCGCACCGGGCGCGTCGTGACGTACCGCAAGGAAGGCCGCGTCGCCTACTACCGCCTGCTGGATGGACACGTGACCACCCTGATCGAGAACGCGCTGGAACACGCACGCGAGTAG